One stretch of Harmonia axyridis chromosome 1, icHarAxyr1.1, whole genome shotgun sequence DNA includes these proteins:
- the LOC123682890 gene encoding chymotrypsin-2-like, producing MRSICHIIFMCHYMAFQISSCYEEPPYSKYPFVISIQEINSGHLCSGSLVGFRWVLTSAHCVLEYEKTPESIYVVAGGLKSSEEQIRSVEKIYCHDKFDSESMFNNIALLLTDQPFLKKKSVDVCYVPKYTMHIEMKTHCKSVELVGFEMRKIKVNHVNITRPILTTFKHTILSNEDCAKMRKFEVMKHTFCGYAKNMTACMRDTGGPAICEDLLYGITFYGCPWDESPSYFTRVDRYLIFIERIMGKEAPYHTPKRSSGDELIVEIFSLYLVTFLVFI from the coding sequence ATGCGAAGCATCTGTCATATCATATTTATGTGTCATTACATggcatttcaaatttcatcttgCTATGAAGAACCACCATATTCCAAATATCCCTTCGTCATATCTATACAAGAGATCAATTCTGGGCACCTTTGCAGCGGTTCTTTAGTTGGATTCAGATGGGTGTTGACATCTGCGCACTGCGTCTTGGAATACGAAAAAACGCCCGAAAGTATATACGTCGTGGCTGGAGGACTCAAATCGTCAGAAGAACAAATCAGATCAGTAGAAAAGATATATTGCCATGATAAATTCGACAGTGAATCAATGTTCAACAATATTGCTTTGTTACTAACGGATCAGCCTTTTCTTAAGAAAAAATCAGTGGATGTTTGTTATGTGCCCAAGTATACGATGCACATTGAAATGAAGACTCATTGTAAATCCGTAGAACTTGTAGGTTTCGAAATGAGGAAAATTAAAGTGAACCACGTGAATATAACACGCCCCATATTGACAACATTCAAACATACCATTCTATCGAATGAAGATTGCGCCAAAATGAGGAAATTCGAAGTCATGAAACATACTTTCTGCGGATATGCCAAAAATATGACAGCCTGTATGCGAGATACAGGGGGTCCAGCAATTTGTGAGGATTTGCTTTATGGAATTACTTTCTATGGTTGTCCGTGGGACGAATCACCGAGTTATTTCACGAGAGTTGACAGGTACTTAATATTCATCGAAAGAATAATGGGTAAAGAAGCTCCTTACCATACTCCCAAACGATCTTCTGGAGATGAACTCATTGTagaaatattttctttgtaTTTGGTTACTTTTCTAGTTTTTATTTGA